Proteins found in one bacterium genomic segment:
- a CDS encoding amidohydrolase family protein, translating to MKIDAHAHGMHAELNDKGRRIPPVVSGWKSTDGSPEAHVREHNKHGIDKVLLLDPPNVVFEMKQVFGDFVMPCPQVEMDKSSPAEIASLLDRGAVGIKFIAPMHPYGDNRYLPLYEVVRNYRALAVFHTGNLVHEFFDPGGPLARPDWITITHMRPAELDRITRAFPDLKILMAHFGNPWWEEAWTVLKSNKNVYADLSGGTAYMKSMNMWKDLFVPNGTLHEKSVSKLCYAADDSVCHAGYFGYDKFIEFYERFYEALNLPEDIRQKIDRKNIIMLTDRK from the coding sequence ATGAAAATTGATGCTCATGCGCACGGTATGCATGCCGAACTGAATGACAAAGGGCGGCGCATTCCGCCAGTCGTATCAGGCTGGAAATCGACGGACGGTTCGCCGGAGGCCCACGTCAGGGAACATAACAAGCATGGGATTGATAAAGTGCTACTACTCGATCCGCCGAATGTCGTGTTTGAGATGAAGCAGGTGTTTGGCGATTTCGTCATGCCCTGCCCGCAGGTGGAAATGGACAAGAGCTCGCCGGCAGAAATTGCTTCTTTGCTGGACCGCGGTGCGGTGGGGATCAAATTTATCGCCCCCATGCATCCGTATGGGGATAACCGCTATCTGCCTCTTTATGAAGTGGTTCGGAACTATCGGGCATTAGCGGTTTTCCACACCGGCAACCTGGTGCATGAGTTTTTCGATCCGGGTGGTCCCTTGGCCCGGCCCGACTGGATTACCATCACGCATATGCGCCCGGCGGAATTGGATCGGATTACCCGCGCCTTTCCCGATCTCAAAATCCTCATGGCGCATTTTGGGAATCCGTGGTGGGAAGAGGCGTGGACCGTGCTGAAGAGCAATAAGAACGTCTATGCCGACCTCTCCGGGGGGACGGCCTATATGAAGTCCATGAATATGTGGAAGGATCTTTTTGTGCCCAATGGCACGTTGCATGAAAAGTCGGTATCCAAATTATGTTACGCCGCTGATGATTCGGTGTGTCATGCCGGGTACTTCGGATATGATAAATTTATTGAGTTTTATGAGCGGTTTTATGAGGCGCTGAATTTGCCGGAGGACATCCGTCAAAAAATTGACCGGAAAAACATCATCATGTTAACAGATCGGAAATAA
- a CDS encoding alpha-glucosidase/alpha-galactosidase yields MHAEIKSEELKIAYIGGGSRGWAWGLMSDLCSEPRLTGVVRLYDIDRAAAEDNVVIGNKHSAHPDALSRWSYEAVHSLSDALRGADFVVISIMPGTLDEMASDVHTPEKYGIYHSVGDTVGPGGIVRSLRTIPMYVEFAEAIRAYCPNAWVINYTNPMTVCVRTLSAVFPEVKVFGCCHEVFGTQDTLALMIKEKFGVESVKRQEIRCNVLGINHFTWFNEASWQGHDLMPMYREFAEKYADGFYGHNKNDPEAWKVNHTGMASRVKLDLTRRFGMIASAGDRHMAEFCPRAWYMKDLATVAHWKFQLTSVAVRREIDTKRIAKSRRLLSGEDPIKLHLTGEEGVHQIAALMGLEELFTNVNVPNVGQMSGFPLGAVVETNAMFRGDSVRPISAGTLPEALNGMLLHHVKNQETTVRAGITRDAHLAFQAFVTDPLVTGLSLGEAESLFSEMLKNTRKYLPGWKLE; encoded by the coding sequence ATGCACGCAGAGATCAAATCGGAGGAGTTGAAAATAGCCTATATCGGGGGTGGTTCCCGGGGGTGGGCGTGGGGATTGATGAGCGACCTCTGTTCTGAGCCACGTCTGACTGGTGTGGTTCGCCTTTACGACATAGATCGTGCGGCGGCGGAGGATAACGTGGTGATCGGGAATAAGCACTCCGCGCATCCCGATGCCCTGTCCCGCTGGAGTTATGAGGCCGTGCATTCCCTGTCGGACGCCTTGCGTGGTGCTGATTTCGTGGTCATCTCCATCATGCCGGGCACTCTCGATGAAATGGCGAGCGATGTCCACACGCCGGAGAAGTACGGCATTTATCATTCGGTCGGCGATACCGTCGGACCCGGTGGAATTGTACGTTCCTTGCGGACCATTCCGATGTATGTGGAATTTGCCGAGGCCATTCGCGCCTATTGTCCCAACGCCTGGGTGATCAATTATACCAATCCGATGACGGTCTGTGTGCGCACCCTCTCGGCGGTCTTCCCGGAGGTCAAGGTATTTGGCTGTTGTCATGAAGTGTTCGGGACGCAGGATACGCTGGCCCTGATGATCAAGGAGAAGTTTGGCGTGGAGAGCGTGAAGCGTCAGGAGATTCGCTGCAATGTGCTGGGGATCAATCATTTCACCTGGTTCAACGAGGCCTCCTGGCAGGGGCATGACCTGATGCCGATGTATCGTGAGTTTGCGGAAAAATATGCCGATGGCTTTTACGGGCATAATAAAAATGACCCGGAAGCATGGAAGGTTAACCACACCGGTATGGCTTCACGTGTCAAACTGGACCTGACCCGGCGCTTTGGCATGATTGCTTCCGCGGGCGACCGGCACATGGCCGAATTTTGTCCACGCGCCTGGTACATGAAAGACCTGGCCACCGTCGCGCACTGGAAGTTCCAGCTGACGTCGGTTGCGGTCCGCCGTGAAATTGACACCAAACGCATCGCTAAGTCACGCCGTCTTCTGAGCGGCGAGGATCCCATTAAACTCCATCTTACAGGCGAGGAGGGGGTCCATCAGATTGCCGCCCTCATGGGCTTGGAGGAGCTGTTCACGAATGTCAACGTGCCGAATGTCGGCCAGATGTCCGGCTTCCCTCTGGGCGCCGTGGTGGAAACCAATGCGATGTTCCGGGGTGATTCGGTGCGCCCGATCAGTGCCGGCACCCTGCCGGAGGCGCTGAACGGGATGCTCCTCCACCACGTCAAGAATCAGGAGACCACCGTGCGCGCCGGGATCACCCGCGATGCCCATCTGGCCTTCCAGGCCTTTGTTACCGATCCATTGGTGACAGGGCTTTCGCTGGGTGAGGCCGAAAGCCTGTTCTCGGAAATGTTGAAAAACACTCGGAAGTATCTGCCGGGCTGGAAGCTGGAGTGA
- a CDS encoding trehalase family glycosidase: protein MTTGCLKLGTNWGPFSPVYTGISHILDAAQGSMTDLALFTGRREPASVILPDTIFDYVQNVKSGVRLATVRVVPEDVATDYSSFSLRNYLDPHGDTALAKFTVESDERMRCEITFRNASDENREYFYGLGLSVVDARRKVSLKKVLRSWWLPAKDYTAIEAYQKAFGLGCRQCLSRVFSWGVESEMLAQAFGGWEGDRVSYHTTLPKPVQDGYVYFRYIKYSAMSQRWELRINGNATAFCFPQTWEIPGGLWGKNRDAYEEWRLLRVPIGRVSEADLNIELRPLEAPGNDTARIWLDGMLFNEGRLPGDKGASELLPTLLVDEPRRDDARVELASSDGSTVQFRIILQDEPERIETVLLEGMTPQARSGNGSFLAHLRKRFELPAALLERDSTVSPWGAADSDPITVPAHSERTVGFTLCMDRPTANSLVEDEGTVLPSRTSPPQGPYSEMAARLRDVLLFNVNYPMKLFGAPSPYYVPSKYFPLPYSWDGGLTAVGMTTFAPGLALQQASYFFTGEEQDFPCLYCGSPVPTPLYALWEVYQATQDRSALAGAYAGAKRMYDFYLGRTPGSVVNAHNDGMLSTYPYNYNLGIDDHPIQRWAEEQKLTDKGVYSLILMAQMLRMARMLRNMAYVLEKGADAEQYRCDSELLGGIIDNQMWDEKSGLYGWLCRTEQGVEPLLLDGSAGDPSGCAFLPLFAGLTTHKERLIKQLMDQARFLTPWGISSVDMTAPCYNPKGYWNGGIWPVMQWYIWRGLLESGEPVLARKVAELILNTWQQFFDKDHYLGEHYMIEPAQMNGAPNFGGLSAVLLPMCAAYYTAYQVTPCYDVIIMKQSVDPVSDTLSLTLSAPYLSAAKHDLLVNMGKGKTQYACIVNGQLLGEYTSDDYGHLSLQLPRPSGQDEVVIRRKS, encoded by the coding sequence ATGACAACAGGGTGTTTGAAGTTAGGGACAAATTGGGGCCCTTTTTCTCCCGTCTATACGGGAATCTCCCATATTCTGGATGCGGCACAGGGCTCGATGACGGATCTGGCGCTTTTCACAGGACGGCGTGAGCCTGCCTCGGTCATTCTGCCGGATACCATTTTCGACTACGTGCAGAACGTCAAGAGCGGCGTGCGACTGGCCACGGTGCGCGTGGTGCCTGAAGACGTTGCAACGGATTATTCCTCGTTCTCCTTGAGAAACTATCTGGATCCCCATGGGGATACCGCTCTGGCAAAGTTTACCGTTGAGAGTGACGAACGCATGCGGTGCGAGATAACCTTCCGTAACGCCTCGGATGAAAATCGGGAATACTTCTATGGACTGGGGCTCAGCGTGGTTGATGCGCGTCGGAAGGTGAGTCTGAAAAAGGTGCTGAGATCATGGTGGTTGCCGGCGAAAGATTATACGGCCATCGAAGCCTATCAAAAGGCGTTTGGGCTGGGATGCCGGCAGTGTCTCTCGCGAGTATTCTCGTGGGGGGTTGAGTCGGAAATGCTTGCCCAGGCATTCGGGGGATGGGAAGGGGACCGGGTCTCCTACCATACGACGTTGCCGAAACCCGTGCAGGACGGATATGTCTATTTCCGTTACATTAAATACAGTGCCATGAGTCAGCGGTGGGAGCTGCGGATCAATGGGAATGCGACGGCCTTCTGTTTCCCGCAAACCTGGGAAATTCCCGGCGGCCTCTGGGGGAAAAATCGGGATGCTTACGAGGAGTGGCGGTTGCTGAGAGTGCCCATCGGGCGCGTTTCTGAAGCCGATCTTAACATCGAGCTTCGTCCGCTTGAGGCGCCGGGCAATGACACGGCGCGGATCTGGCTGGATGGGATGCTTTTCAATGAGGGGCGACTCCCGGGTGATAAAGGGGCATCGGAATTGTTGCCGACCCTGCTGGTCGATGAGCCGCGTCGGGATGATGCCCGGGTGGAATTGGCTTCGTCTGACGGATCAACCGTTCAATTCCGGATCATCCTGCAAGACGAGCCGGAGCGGATCGAAACGGTGCTTTTGGAGGGCATGACGCCTCAGGCCCGGAGCGGAAACGGTTCCTTCCTGGCCCATCTACGCAAACGGTTTGAGCTTCCCGCCGCCCTGTTGGAGAGAGATTCAACGGTGAGTCCTTGGGGGGCCGCGGACAGCGATCCGATCACGGTTCCCGCACACTCTGAACGAACCGTTGGGTTCACGTTGTGCATGGACCGGCCCACCGCCAATTCGCTCGTCGAGGATGAAGGAACCGTTCTGCCTTCCCGAACCAGCCCTCCGCAGGGCCCGTATTCAGAAATGGCGGCACGCCTGAGAGATGTCCTGCTGTTCAACGTCAACTATCCGATGAAACTGTTTGGCGCGCCTTCCCCTTATTACGTGCCATCCAAATATTTTCCTCTGCCTTACTCCTGGGATGGCGGGTTAACGGCGGTCGGGATGACCACGTTTGCGCCGGGGCTGGCGCTGCAGCAGGCCAGCTACTTTTTCACCGGGGAGGAACAGGATTTCCCCTGTCTCTACTGCGGTTCACCGGTGCCCACGCCGCTGTATGCCCTGTGGGAAGTGTATCAGGCCACACAGGATCGATCAGCCCTTGCGGGCGCCTATGCCGGGGCCAAGCGGATGTATGATTTCTATCTGGGCCGCACGCCTGGGAGTGTCGTGAATGCCCATAATGACGGGATGTTGAGCACCTATCCCTACAACTACAACCTGGGTATTGATGATCATCCGATTCAACGCTGGGCTGAAGAACAGAAGCTCACGGACAAGGGGGTCTATTCTTTAATCCTTATGGCTCAGATGCTCCGTATGGCACGCATGTTGCGCAATATGGCCTATGTACTTGAAAAGGGGGCGGATGCGGAGCAGTACCGGTGTGATTCAGAGTTGCTGGGGGGCATCATCGATAATCAGATGTGGGATGAAAAGAGCGGGCTTTATGGGTGGCTCTGCCGGACCGAGCAGGGTGTTGAGCCCCTGCTGTTGGATGGAAGCGCTGGCGATCCCTCGGGCTGTGCCTTCCTGCCGCTATTTGCCGGACTGACCACACATAAGGAGAGGCTGATTAAGCAGCTGATGGATCAGGCCCGTTTCCTTACCCCGTGGGGCATCTCATCGGTGGATATGACCGCGCCCTGCTATAATCCGAAAGGTTATTGGAACGGCGGGATCTGGCCGGTGATGCAGTGGTATATCTGGCGTGGCTTGCTCGAGTCGGGCGAACCGGTTCTGGCGCGGAAGGTGGCTGAGTTGATCCTGAATACCTGGCAACAGTTCTTCGATAAGGATCATTATCTGGGCGAACACTACATGATCGAGCCGGCACAGATGAATGGGGCGCCGAACTTCGGCGGCTTGTCTGCCGTGTTGCTCCCCATGTGCGCGGCCTATTATACCGCGTACCAGGTGACGCCCTGCTACGATGTCATTATCATGAAGCAGAGCGTTGACCCTGTGTCAGATACATTGTCCTTAACGCTCAGTGCCCCGTATTTGTCGGCAGCTAAGCATGACCTGCTGGTCAACATGGGCAAAGGCAAAACGCAATACGCGTGCATCGTGAATGGCCAGTTGCTCGGTGAATATACTTCCGATGACTACGGCCATCTGTCGCTGCAGCTACCCCGCCCATCAGGACAGGATGAGGTAGTGATAAGGAGAAAATCTTAA
- a CDS encoding GDSL-type esterase/lipase family protein — MTGSIKFFLLVAIVMVVDLPASHAKMARSLLPSITTPVPQMLPEVWTNGTIDQVYIKKHQAQCEKVLAIKPELIFIGDSITARWPEELVKQNFGKYRYVNLGIGGDWVQNVLWRVLNGVLDQVHPKVIVLMVGTNNLFHRFTPDEIAEGVAAILKALHEKAPGSKVLVEGILPGGRSIKEPRNELIRQTNAKIALLADNKTVFYLDVGDKLLEPDGSITEAVMPDKLHVAMPGYVRWLEALTPTLTKLLETAGK, encoded by the coding sequence ATGACGGGTTCAATAAAATTCTTTCTACTGGTTGCGATCGTCATGGTCGTGGATTTGCCAGCATCCCATGCCAAAATGGCCAGGAGCCTTTTGCCATCAATCACAACCCCCGTGCCGCAGATGCTTCCCGAGGTGTGGACTAATGGGACCATCGATCAGGTATACATAAAAAAACATCAGGCCCAGTGTGAGAAAGTGCTCGCGATTAAACCCGAGCTTATCTTCATTGGAGATTCCATCACGGCCCGATGGCCGGAAGAGTTGGTGAAGCAGAATTTCGGGAAGTACCGATATGTCAATCTGGGGATCGGGGGCGACTGGGTGCAGAATGTCCTCTGGCGCGTCCTGAATGGAGTGCTCGACCAGGTCCACCCCAAGGTCATTGTGTTAATGGTGGGCACCAATAACCTGTTTCATCGATTTACGCCTGACGAGATAGCCGAAGGGGTTGCCGCTATTCTCAAGGCGCTCCATGAAAAGGCGCCCGGGAGCAAGGTGCTGGTCGAAGGCATCCTGCCCGGGGGGAGGTCCATTAAGGAACCCCGGAATGAGCTCATCCGTCAAACCAACGCCAAGATCGCCTTGCTGGCTGACAATAAGACTGTCTTCTATTTGGATGTTGGTGACAAGCTGCTTGAGCCGGATGGCTCCATCACCGAGGCGGTAATGCCAGATAAGCTGCATGTGGCGATGCCGGGTTATGTGAGATGGCTTGAGGCGTTGACTCCCACGCTTACTAAACTGCTGGAAACTGCTGGAAAATGA
- a CDS encoding sialidase family protein → MKEDAPLFYSSVLKKVIAPQTASVKRAGEGSAVVLKNGQVLLIYSRFTGGGADHDTADLFGGILDPVTGEIRDGKVYFQDSTALNQMSVSLERLQNGALGMVFLRKSAPDKDDIFFSRSSDEGESWANPVRVNRLCEDKYMVVNADRLRQFSSGRLAISAALHGNGPEAPAALGLFYSDDSGMTWAFSDRIQVLEENIIPPHALLEKDRQAWSEACQYEFRLQEPGVEELADGRILLYCRTTMGYMYQAYSADNGKTWSEMKAAADIVSPASPQSIRRIPGSQRLMCVFTDRRKVSFANAGENWNWRTPLALAISDDNAATWQILGNIEDESHNYCYTSILFIDHQILLTYYESNNTVKDGKPYRENLASLKMQILAMP, encoded by the coding sequence ATGAAAGAGGATGCGCCTTTGTTCTATTCAAGTGTCCTCAAGAAGGTCATAGCACCCCAGACCGCCTCGGTAAAACGGGCTGGTGAAGGGAGTGCCGTTGTACTCAAAAACGGGCAAGTTTTATTGATCTACAGTCGTTTCACCGGCGGAGGGGCCGATCATGATACCGCCGACTTGTTCGGGGGAATACTGGATCCGGTTACGGGGGAAATCCGGGACGGCAAAGTCTATTTCCAGGATTCCACGGCGTTGAACCAGATGAGTGTCAGCCTCGAACGACTCCAGAATGGCGCTTTGGGAATGGTGTTTCTCCGTAAGTCAGCTCCGGACAAGGACGATATTTTCTTCAGCCGCAGTTCCGATGAAGGCGAATCGTGGGCCAATCCGGTACGCGTAAACCGCTTATGTGAAGACAAATATATGGTGGTTAACGCCGACCGTTTGCGTCAGTTCTCGTCAGGCCGGCTTGCGATTTCTGCCGCCTTACATGGAAATGGGCCGGAGGCTCCAGCAGCTCTAGGCTTGTTCTATTCAGACGACAGCGGGATGACCTGGGCCTTTTCGGATCGAATTCAAGTTCTTGAAGAGAATATTATTCCACCCCATGCACTTCTGGAAAAAGACCGCCAAGCATGGAGCGAGGCGTGCCAATACGAATTCAGGCTACAGGAACCGGGTGTCGAGGAATTGGCAGATGGCCGGATTTTGCTCTATTGTCGTACGACAATGGGGTACATGTATCAGGCCTATTCGGCTGATAACGGGAAGACCTGGTCCGAAATGAAGGCCGCCGCGGATATCGTGTCACCTGCCAGCCCGCAGTCGATCCGTCGCATTCCAGGAAGCCAGCGGTTGATGTGTGTATTCACTGATCGTCGGAAGGTCTCCTTCGCTAACGCGGGAGAGAACTGGAATTGGCGTACCCCTTTGGCCCTGGCCATCAGCGACGATAACGCAGCAACGTGGCAGATTCTGGGAAATATCGAAGATGAATCGCATAATTATTGTTATACGAGCATTCTCTTTATCGATCATCAAATTTTGCTGACGTATTATGAATCAAACAATACTGTCAAAGATGGAAAGCCTTATCGCGAGAATCTTGCGTCTTTGAAAATGCAGATACTCGCGATGCCATAA
- a CDS encoding acetylxylan esterase — translation MIPTVWNEPLKDALSNSLRAEAGRKFRIHQLPAEASVWKVRREKLVATIWEKLGVTVDHALALDYHETGTTRMDGYVVKNIYYQSRPGLYVTGNLYIPDGDKPFPAVLNVHGHWAQGRLAEQVQSRGHSLAKNGYVCLSVDAFGSGERATTHGEYEYHGGSLGASLMNIGETLIGAQVVDNMRAVDLLCSFDFVNHEKIGVTGASGGGNQTMWLAALDERIAAAMPVVSVGTFESYVTRHNCVCELLPDGLTFTEESGVLALVAPRALKLCNCLQDTNPTFFVSEMLRSFNEAKKVYQALGAYDQFANQAFNRPHGYWPEIREAMLGWFDLHLKGVGNGLPKVEIPFSTLPEDQVMVFKKGERPATVPGIAEYCRQKGAILKASARQLNPMDIQKQAAELQAILRISDWLILAHVHEYSEEGIWRKFALETSGGEMIPVLVAGSHSKPAEFVLFTHPDGKEKVCLEAIQAALKQNQGVILADLWGSGETHAEAVPHYGSLSRSALWLGKSMQGEWAKQMALLCEFAASQFKASSVSLHAYKETGVTALMLNALKQVNQEIILEESPVSYIYNQAVVPDFFSMALHLPGIMKWGDLSLVAALTNAQIQFRTPVMSDGVALSPEELQIMREEFDSVIAKCRSKARVTIG, via the coding sequence ATGATCCCGACAGTCTGGAATGAGCCGTTGAAGGATGCCCTGAGCAATAGTCTGCGTGCCGAGGCTGGCCGAAAATTCAGGATTCACCAGCTTCCGGCAGAGGCTTCCGTCTGGAAAGTCCGGCGCGAGAAACTGGTTGCCACCATCTGGGAAAAGCTGGGTGTTACCGTAGATCATGCCTTGGCACTTGATTATCATGAAACCGGCACCACCCGGATGGATGGGTATGTTGTTAAAAACATTTATTACCAAAGCCGGCCCGGGCTCTATGTTACGGGAAACCTCTACATTCCCGATGGCGATAAGCCCTTTCCTGCAGTCTTAAACGTACACGGGCACTGGGCGCAGGGCCGGTTGGCGGAACAGGTCCAGAGTCGCGGCCATTCATTGGCTAAAAATGGGTATGTCTGTCTTTCCGTGGATGCGTTTGGGTCAGGCGAGCGAGCCACGACACATGGTGAATACGAGTATCATGGCGGTTCGCTCGGGGCCTCACTCATGAATATCGGAGAAACCCTCATAGGGGCTCAGGTCGTTGACAACATGCGTGCCGTGGACTTGCTCTGTTCCTTCGATTTTGTGAATCATGAGAAAATCGGGGTGACCGGTGCCAGCGGTGGGGGCAACCAAACCATGTGGCTGGCGGCGCTTGATGAACGGATCGCGGCCGCCATGCCGGTGGTCAGTGTGGGAACGTTTGAATCTTACGTCACCAGGCACAATTGCGTCTGTGAACTCCTGCCGGATGGATTGACCTTCACGGAAGAGTCAGGCGTGCTGGCCCTGGTGGCCCCGCGTGCGCTGAAACTGTGCAATTGTCTTCAGGACACCAATCCCACGTTCTTCGTCTCGGAAATGCTCCGGAGTTTTAATGAAGCGAAGAAGGTGTATCAGGCGCTAGGGGCCTACGATCAGTTCGCTAATCAGGCGTTCAATCGTCCGCATGGGTATTGGCCGGAAATTCGCGAGGCAATGCTGGGCTGGTTTGATCTGCATCTCAAAGGCGTCGGGAATGGGCTGCCGAAGGTGGAAATCCCGTTTTCCACGTTGCCCGAAGATCAGGTCATGGTTTTTAAAAAAGGCGAACGACCCGCAACGGTCCCGGGGATTGCTGAGTATTGCCGGCAAAAGGGGGCAATCCTAAAAGCAAGTGCCCGGCAGCTGAACCCCATGGATATCCAGAAGCAGGCGGCAGAACTCCAGGCCATCTTAAGGATTTCGGACTGGCTTATACTGGCGCATGTTCATGAATATTCTGAAGAAGGAATCTGGCGTAAGTTTGCCCTGGAAACCTCCGGCGGAGAAATGATTCCGGTATTGGTGGCGGGGTCGCATTCCAAGCCCGCCGAATTTGTCCTCTTCACTCATCCTGACGGTAAGGAGAAAGTCTGCCTTGAGGCGATCCAGGCCGCCTTGAAGCAGAACCAAGGAGTCATACTCGCGGATCTCTGGGGTTCAGGCGAAACTCACGCAGAGGCGGTCCCGCATTATGGTTCCTTATCGCGATCGGCATTATGGCTCGGTAAGTCCATGCAGGGCGAATGGGCTAAGCAGATGGCCTTGCTCTGTGAGTTTGCTGCGTCGCAGTTCAAGGCTTCCTCTGTATCCCTGCATGCGTATAAGGAAACAGGGGTGACGGCCCTGATGTTGAATGCATTGAAGCAGGTAAACCAGGAAATTATTCTGGAAGAAAGTCCGGTTTCATACATATACAATCAGGCAGTGGTGCCGGATTTCTTTTCAATGGCGCTGCATCTGCCGGGCATCATGAAGTGGGGCGATCTTTCGCTGGTCGCCGCGCTGACGAACGCGCAAATTCAATTCAGGACTCCGGTGATGTCTGACGGGGTTGCGCTCAGTCCTGAAGAACTTCAAATCATGAGAGAGGAATTTGATTCTGTGATCGCAAAATGCAGGAGTAAAGCACGAGTAACTATTGGGTAA